A stretch of the Teredinibacter haidensis genome encodes the following:
- a CDS encoding ExbD/TolR family protein: MLETSRRARRMERHHKLRKQPPLNLVSLMDIFTILVFFLLVNSSSTQQLPNNSALTLPTSVATKVPDETIVVVITKSDILVQGRKVASIAEVLADSSDSIPALKEELEFQASKEMQDATDENIAAKAITIMGDENISYDLIRRILTSCQQASYTKIAFAANQIARKAAKE, encoded by the coding sequence ATGTTAGAGACTTCTCGTAGAGCACGACGTATGGAGCGGCATCATAAGTTGAGAAAGCAGCCGCCGCTGAATCTTGTATCGTTAATGGATATTTTTACTATTTTGGTTTTTTTTCTGTTAGTGAATTCATCCAGTACTCAGCAGTTACCTAATAATAGTGCGTTAACCTTGCCGACATCAGTGGCAACAAAAGTACCCGATGAAACTATCGTTGTAGTGATAACTAAGTCCGATATTTTGGTGCAAGGTAGAAAAGTGGCTAGCATTGCCGAGGTTTTGGCTGATAGTAGCGACTCTATTCCAGCTTTAAAAGAAGAGCTCGAATTTCAAGCGTCAAAAGAAATGCAGGACGCTACCGATGAAAATATAGCTGCAAAAGCAATTACTATAATGGGGGACGAAAACATCTCCTACGACTTGATTCGCAGAATACTCACGAGTTGCCAGCAGGCAAGCTATACCAAAATTGCATTTGCAGCAAACCAGATCGCTCGGAAAGCAGCGAAAGAATAG
- a CDS encoding PP2C family protein-serine/threonine phosphatase, whose amino-acid sequence MSDTAFRPIEWVYASQTDVGTVRAANEDALIALPESGLWAVADGMGGHEIGDIASTKIVEALAAVPNLPKLSDYVDAVEDALLNVNQEIMEYAGIMLESGTMGSTLAALVIRGRVGVCLWVGDSRIYRYRNGWLQQLSRDHSQVEEMLRMGLITEAETHNHPQKNVITRAIGGESELYVDINVFSTQIGDTFLICSDGLYNSVKQDDIEFHLSTRSIEQSVSELMNKSLSNRAADNVSIVIVRGIPDKL is encoded by the coding sequence ATGAGTGACACAGCATTTAGACCCATTGAATGGGTGTATGCGTCGCAAACTGACGTGGGAACAGTTCGCGCGGCAAATGAAGACGCTTTAATAGCGCTGCCTGAATCTGGTCTTTGGGCCGTAGCCGATGGCATGGGCGGACACGAGATTGGCGATATAGCGTCCACAAAAATAGTGGAGGCGTTGGCTGCGGTGCCTAACCTACCCAAGCTCAGTGATTATGTGGATGCCGTAGAAGACGCGCTATTGAATGTTAACCAGGAAATTATGGAATACGCTGGCATTATGCTGGAGAGCGGTACCATGGGTAGTACACTTGCGGCGTTAGTTATCCGCGGGCGAGTCGGTGTTTGTTTATGGGTCGGTGATTCTCGAATATACCGCTATCGAAATGGTTGGTTACAGCAGCTTTCACGGGATCATAGCCAGGTGGAAGAAATGTTGCGCATGGGACTAATTACAGAGGCAGAAACCCATAATCACCCGCAAAAAAATGTCATTACTCGTGCAATAGGTGGTGAAAGTGAACTGTATGTCGATATCAATGTATTTAGCACTCAAATTGGAGATACCTTTCTAATCTGTAGCGATGGATTGTACAACTCTGTAAAGCAGGACGATATTGAGTTCCACCTCAGCACGCGAAGTATTGAACAGAGTGTTTCAGAATTAATGAATAAATCTTTATCAAACAGAGCAGCAGATAATGTTTCAATTGTGATAGTCAGGGGTATTCCCGATAAATTGTAA
- a CDS encoding bifunctional serine/threonine-protein kinase/formylglycine-generating enzyme family protein, whose product MSEFEDNNKTQIGKAGTLGSKKPDDISVASGNDSVLSEITPEGITAEGNDDKTRLAPNPQQKSKQRKAQELKVQRLKAQLRKAQILKAQQEKNRQLKGQILQQQGIGSEEEKTQIKAAMIPQPLSDDLTQIAPSDRTRIAPNRNAPPALSPIDHSPLEQDFSDKTQFAKPKRSTSLSPVLDSQERPQDTGEFSNRAGNELLKNRFILEEVLGAGGMGVVYKAKDRLKVEANDRDPYLAIKVLSEDFRSHPEAFIALQRESRKTQRIAHPNIVNVHDFDRDGETVFMTMEYLEGKPLDKLISQYKATGLPEDDAWKILEGICAALVHAHAENIIHSDFKPGNIYVTNRGSAKVFDFGIARAVASAENLEESVDDRTVFDAGNLGALTPAYASLEMLEGETPDVRDDIYALGCIACELFSGMHPYDRVHANEVSRGKLKPKRVHAFSKRQWKVIEKAIALKREDRIASVDEFWKQLTQAKSSPLKLVLPAVLILSLTAFAGYQSVFNEGGTQISEDEVRSEIEMQLRLEQHQNNFQALLESVLFTNVWESTIWKETQELRRLLGQNSDWLSPKEVILYQAYLEKIAKAIGAEELELARRIIENAPRYTTDTSELTALQKRLSDVMSLVEQREREKVEAQRLAAQQKKTQQAEAKEVIEKRNVFNQAMTNVDEQLACRSGLNMRDLDIAIKKLRSVNMAEYKKREGGIVLALSKCISKIGRSFPERAMESKKFALRIFPENASVATIKIVPKDPCDTALAGLGASGKRAICRDRLGTQGKGPAMVVIPGFGSMKEFAIGKYEVSVAEINVYCKESGKCEEISGVSKSFPVTNIPNSLVKDYLRWLGDKAKRKYRLPTKAEWVYAARAQSGKLDSNRNCRLNSRGIQKGDALIKASVGRQNKWGVVNHVGNAQEWVIDTGGRIAAVGGSYKTAMESCTLKSVEKHSGSADEITGFRVLREIVER is encoded by the coding sequence ATGAGTGAATTTGAAGACAACAATAAAACGCAAATCGGAAAGGCGGGTACATTGGGAAGTAAAAAACCTGATGATATTTCTGTTGCAAGCGGCAATGATAGCGTGTTGTCTGAAATTACGCCTGAAGGCATTACGGCAGAGGGAAATGACGATAAAACTCGTTTGGCACCCAATCCCCAACAAAAGTCAAAACAACGAAAAGCGCAGGAATTAAAAGTACAAAGACTTAAGGCGCAGCTACGTAAAGCACAAATCCTAAAAGCACAGCAGGAAAAAAATCGGCAATTGAAGGGACAGATACTGCAGCAGCAGGGAATAGGAAGCGAGGAGGAAAAAACTCAAATTAAAGCGGCGATGATACCGCAGCCGCTAAGCGACGATCTTACTCAAATTGCACCATCGGATAGAACCCGTATTGCCCCGAACCGGAATGCTCCTCCTGCATTGTCGCCAATAGACCATTCACCTTTGGAGCAAGATTTTTCTGATAAAACACAGTTCGCAAAGCCGAAGCGTTCCACAAGCTTAAGCCCCGTATTAGATTCTCAAGAACGACCACAGGACACAGGTGAATTCTCTAATCGAGCTGGTAATGAACTATTGAAGAACCGCTTCATTTTGGAGGAAGTGCTGGGCGCTGGAGGCATGGGGGTTGTATACAAAGCCAAAGATCGACTAAAAGTGGAAGCCAATGATCGCGACCCTTATCTTGCTATTAAAGTTCTGAGTGAGGACTTTCGTTCTCATCCCGAAGCCTTTATTGCCCTGCAACGGGAGTCTCGAAAAACCCAAAGAATAGCACACCCTAATATTGTAAACGTCCATGACTTCGATAGAGATGGCGAAACCGTTTTTATGACTATGGAGTACCTGGAAGGAAAACCGCTAGATAAGCTCATTAGCCAATATAAAGCTACCGGTTTACCCGAAGATGACGCGTGGAAGATTCTTGAAGGTATTTGTGCTGCACTTGTTCATGCGCATGCCGAAAATATTATCCACTCGGATTTTAAGCCGGGAAATATTTACGTAACGAATAGAGGGTCTGCGAAAGTTTTTGATTTTGGTATTGCGCGAGCAGTTGCCTCGGCGGAAAATCTGGAGGAAAGTGTAGACGATAGAACTGTGTTTGATGCCGGTAATCTCGGTGCGTTAACGCCGGCTTATGCCAGCCTGGAAATGCTGGAGGGTGAAACTCCTGATGTACGCGACGACATTTATGCTCTGGGTTGTATTGCCTGCGAACTGTTTTCTGGAATGCATCCGTATGATCGCGTGCATGCGAATGAAGTTTCTCGAGGTAAATTGAAGCCCAAGCGGGTTCACGCATTTAGCAAACGTCAATGGAAGGTAATAGAAAAGGCCATTGCTTTAAAACGAGAGGACAGAATTGCTTCGGTGGATGAGTTTTGGAAACAGCTTACGCAAGCCAAATCTTCTCCCCTTAAATTGGTATTGCCAGCGGTTCTAATTTTATCGTTAACTGCGTTTGCAGGTTATCAGTCGGTTTTTAACGAAGGCGGGACACAGATATCGGAAGATGAAGTTCGCAGTGAAATTGAAATGCAGTTGCGGCTAGAGCAGCACCAAAACAATTTCCAAGCGCTGTTGGAATCGGTGCTCTTCACAAATGTTTGGGAATCGACTATCTGGAAAGAAACTCAGGAATTAAGGCGGTTGTTGGGTCAGAATAGCGATTGGTTATCTCCCAAGGAGGTAATACTGTATCAGGCATACCTAGAAAAAATAGCAAAAGCCATTGGAGCTGAAGAGTTAGAGTTGGCTAGGCGTATTATTGAAAATGCTCCACGATACACAACGGATACGTCTGAGCTGACGGCTCTGCAGAAGCGGCTTTCAGATGTAATGTCTTTGGTCGAGCAGCGAGAGAGAGAGAAAGTTGAAGCGCAGCGATTGGCCGCCCAGCAAAAAAAAACGCAACAGGCCGAGGCTAAGGAAGTTATTGAAAAACGAAATGTATTTAACCAAGCAATGACAAATGTTGATGAGCAGCTCGCTTGTCGCTCAGGCTTAAATATGAGGGATTTGGATATTGCAATAAAAAAACTTCGTTCCGTAAATATGGCAGAGTATAAAAAGAGGGAGGGAGGAATAGTATTAGCGTTGTCAAAATGTATATCAAAAATAGGTCGGTCTTTTCCTGAGCGGGCGATGGAATCCAAAAAGTTCGCTTTGCGAATATTCCCGGAAAATGCTTCGGTAGCAACGATTAAAATCGTTCCCAAAGATCCGTGCGATACAGCCTTGGCCGGTCTTGGTGCGAGCGGTAAGCGTGCGATATGTAGAGACCGTCTCGGTACACAGGGCAAGGGGCCAGCGATGGTTGTTATCCCGGGGTTTGGTAGCATGAAGGAATTTGCAATAGGTAAATATGAGGTGTCTGTTGCGGAAATAAATGTTTACTGTAAAGAGTCTGGGAAGTGTGAAGAAATTTCAGGTGTAAGCAAAAGTTTCCCGGTAACGAATATCCCCAATTCCCTCGTAAAAGATTATCTACGTTGGTTAGGAGATAAAGCTAAACGAAAATACCGTTTGCCGACCAAAGCTGAATGGGTTTACGCGGCAAGAGCCCAAAGCGGGAAGTTGGACTCCAACCGAAATTGCCGACTGAATTCTCGAGGAATTCAAAAAGGCGATGCGCTTATCAAAGCTTCGGTAGGTAGGCAGAACAAATGGGGGGTTGTGAATCATGTAGGTAACGCGCAGGAGTGGGTGATTGATACCGGCGGAAGAATAGCCGCTGTCGGTGGTTCGTATAAAACAGCAATGGAATCTTGTACTCTTAAGTCCGTCGAGAAGCACTCTGGTTCAGCAGATGAAATTACGGGCTTTCGAGTGTTGAGAGAAATTGTTGAACGATAG
- a CDS encoding MotA/TolQ/ExbB proton channel family protein: MVLVKFFQSGGPFMYAILVVMAIGLAIALERFLYIVTTQSKTNRIWKILTPMLKANDYDRADSTIQKSNTPLARVLAYGFSRRKSNAKRELIESAMEEGVMEVMPELEQRTHYLATLANIATLLGLLGTIIGLIQAFTAVASADPAEKADLLSASISVAMNTTAFGLTAAIPLILIHSYLATKTGRLVDNLEMAAVKCLNLMTDE; this comes from the coding sequence ATGGTTTTAGTTAAGTTCTTCCAGTCCGGAGGGCCGTTTATGTACGCCATATTGGTGGTAATGGCCATTGGTTTAGCTATTGCACTGGAACGGTTTTTGTATATTGTCACTACGCAGAGTAAAACTAATAGAATTTGGAAAATCCTAACGCCTATGCTAAAAGCTAATGACTATGATCGTGCCGATAGCACCATACAAAAATCCAACACCCCGCTTGCGCGTGTTCTAGCCTACGGTTTTTCGCGTCGCAAGAGCAACGCTAAAAGAGAGCTTATTGAATCGGCAATGGAAGAGGGCGTAATGGAGGTGATGCCCGAGTTGGAGCAGCGAACCCACTACCTGGCAACCCTTGCCAATATTGCAACCTTACTAGGTCTTCTTGGAACCATTATCGGTTTGATTCAAGCGTTTACAGCTGTGGCTTCAGCTGATCCTGCAGAAAAAGCTGATTTACTTTCAGCCAGTATTTCTGTAGCAATGAATACCACCGCATTTGGTTTGACAGCGGCGATTCCGTTGATACTTATACATTCCTACCTAGCGACAAAAACGGGTCGTTTAGTTGACAACCTGGAAATGGCGGCAGTGAAATGTCTTAATCTTATGACGGACGAATAA
- a CDS encoding ExbD/TolR family protein, translating to MKLVRRKQLQETVELNITAFMNLMVILVPFLLITAVFSRMTVLELNLPALDAMQRENDNSEVKLQLQVVIRPNAIILRDANLGVLKKLNRSGDEINWKIFTKVLLEVKTRFPEEKGIALLLDKSVSYKTLIQVMDRVKSADVVEMVSVVNVELFPNVSIGDAPEETVSGPPTVGDTL from the coding sequence ATGAAACTAGTTCGTAGAAAGCAACTTCAAGAAACTGTAGAGCTAAATATAACCGCCTTTATGAACTTAATGGTTATATTGGTTCCCTTTCTTTTAATTACAGCGGTATTTTCCCGCATGACGGTATTAGAGCTTAATCTTCCTGCATTGGATGCAATGCAGAGAGAGAATGATAATTCTGAAGTCAAGCTGCAGCTACAGGTTGTTATCCGTCCAAATGCCATTATTTTGCGAGACGCAAACTTGGGCGTTCTAAAAAAACTTAATCGCTCGGGTGATGAGATAAACTGGAAAATATTTACCAAAGTTTTGCTGGAAGTTAAAACACGTTTTCCGGAGGAAAAAGGTATCGCCCTTTTATTAGATAAATCGGTTAGCTATAAAACCCTGATCCAAGTAATGGATAGGGTTAAGAGTGCTGATGTGGTGGAAATGGTTTCAGTAGTCAATGTAGAGCTATTTCCCAATGTATCCATTGGGGATGCACCGGAAGAAACGGTTTCTGGGCCGCCCACTGTAGGGGATACATTGTAA